A stretch of DNA from Plasmodium gaboni strain SY75 chromosome Unknown, whole genome shotgun sequence:
gataatgaaataaaattacgtaataaaataatgaaacTTGCTGAAATAGAAGGAAAACATTTGGgagaatattataaagaaaaaaatgaaaaggaAAATCAAAGCTCAGACGATGATTATACATATCGTGTTGAACCTTGTAGTGCTATAAAATACAGTTTTTTAGATTATGGAAATATATTGAAAGGTAACGATAACTTAGAACCTGATACTACTAGTACAGGAAGTAATctgaaaaaaatatttgaaaatatttcatCATCAAACGAAATAGGAgatagaagaaaaaaattttggGATGAAAATAAATCTTGTATCTGGAGATCTCTTTTATGCggttataaaaaaggatatata
This window harbors:
- a CDS encoding putative EMP1-like protein, which produces DNEIKLRNKIMKLAEIEGKHLGEYYKEKNEKENQSSDDDYTYRVEPCSAIKYSFLDYGNILKGNDNLEPDTTSTGSNLKKIFENISSSNEIGDRRKKFWDENKSCIWRSLLCGYKKGYIGNNVDSSTKELPDDIQTCIIPDDKDNTTSTTNG